From Quercus robur chromosome 8, dhQueRobu3.1, whole genome shotgun sequence:
CAAATCAACTTCCTCTAGTCGTGACACAAACATAGGTGTcgtttggattcagcgttttCTGTTGAATCCAAGCtgcgtttttccttttttttttttttttttttttttttttccttttttcctcaCTTCACGTGTTCCAGGGACAATAAGCACTGTAGCGCACTGTAGTagtactgtagcagtactgtttatcactgttcatgcactaaaaaatattaaaaatgggtcccacgatactattcacgcatttaaaaattattttgctacagtactttcagttttcagttttcagtttcagcaacaataagttcaatccaaacagacccaaaaTGTAAGATCCACAGAAACGTGAAAAGCATATTGCATGTGGCTGTAATTGTTGTGTGCAGTTTCccataaatttaaaactatttgAAGGCCATCTAAAAACTCATTCTAAGTCCATTTAAACTACTTCCAACTCATTTATAGAtaatcaaaattcttataccaaaacttatcattaagtcaaatataaatttcaatgaaaattttattatactttAGAAAATTGGTTTTGCCTTTTCAAAAGATTTTCACAATGAATGAATTTTCATAACTTATTCAGAATATATAATAAGCATtaacaaaattcattgtatcaGAATAAAATAAGTAACATTAAAAGGTAATTATATAAATAGTTcaacaaactatatatatatgggttgagttcaagttacacctgatgtaactctaaataatattacaccacttaatattttttaattgaatgcaaattttgacaaatttaccgttagattacattatcttcgtatattttccatacttacaaaatttcaaggtgatcaaagattaatagccatgatagtaaataacatctaattgacatgaaaattggcatgattGTTAAAAACAtttagaacatgtaatttaacggtaaaattttaaaaatataaattctataaCAATTTATTGGAtgctataatatattatatatatatatatatatattaaatgaaaattaagatCTTACTTTGCATGATTGGGAGAAACTCCTTGGAAGAAGACTTTAGTCTGTGAAGGCTGAATGTTGGCGTCAATCCATTTAGCCCAAGTTGTTAACCCAATCTTATAAGCTTCCATACGATCCATCTCTTTCAAAAGCTTGTTGCCAATTTGAAAATAATCCCATCttgaatacaaaattaaattcattagGAGAAGCTCAGACAGACTAcatcattaattaattatatgttAAGGGATTTTAAAGAAGCTCTTACGTTTTAGAGCGCCCAGTGTGTGTCCACCAGTGGTTGGTGTTGAAGATCAGCACGTCTACTCCTTTCCACAGTTTGCCAGTGCTGATGGTATCGAGCTTTAGAACTCTACCAACCCTTTCTCTAACCACATCCACCAGGAATccatttttcataaatataacTGTTACTCCGTATTCCTACACaatgcaaataataataatattcatttGAATAAACACATTATAAAGTTGCATAcaaatactttctcaaaaaaaaaaaaaaagttgcataCAAATATAAAACAATACTATTAATGTTAGGCATATTAATAATTACAAGTCTCAAGAGCTTTGTAGGTGTAACTTTAATTAACACAAACATGTGAAAGGTGCCAATTAAGTTACACAAAAACATCTAAACTTTAATTAAATCTCATATTTCCCAAttatttgaattatatatatattgagataaaagatagaaatttcattaaaaggtaaaaaaaagtatacaaaGGGGTCTAGAACTCGGCCAGGCAAGAAAAAGTAACAAAGAAACAGGGGACACCTACAATAATTACACTGCATATTTTGCATGTACCGATGTACGTTTGTGAGCAATAGGATGTGTAGAAGTGAAAGTTACCTACGATTTTGAATAATACAATGAAATCAATTATTTTCAACACTATGAGCCTTGTAGCTCTCAATTGTTTGACATCTTTTGGTATTTTcaaaaaacctctaaaattttaattcccTCGTCCCCAACTAtcaagtatataataataataataataaattttcaccTTTCGTCTATGCTTATACCACTTTATAAAGCAAAGCATATTGATTTACGtatgaatgaaatgaaatcgCACATCTGAGAAATTTTGgtttacaaaagaaaagaagcctaCCGAAAATGAGAATGTGGTTTGGCTTATGGTGTACTTTGAGTTGGGGACCGCTGAGTGAAGCATACAAGTTAGAGACTGCCACATATTGTTACTTAAGGAGTCTCCCACAAACATGATCTTTTTGCCTCTGTATCTTTCCAAGAAATCCCGACCGTTAAACCTATACAGCAATGTCAAGGAGACAAAAGTCACTATATGCGTGTGTAATTCATTGAAAATTTAGACATGGCCTAAAAGCACCAagaatcactttttttttttttttttttttaagtgaaattcTAGTAAATATGGAcgaaaaataagagaaaacattaattataatttgcCATTTCAACGTATTGTGAAAAAAGTCATGAAATTTTCATAGCCAATAATattattcttttcatattttgagCTATGTGCCATTGTCAAGAAAAAGTTTAGAAACGTCATTTTTGTgtcacaatttttacaataattataGAGTATTCAATTATTAATAGTAGAAAAAATGTGACTAATTTATGTAAAAGTGATAAAATCGATCGCATCATCAATCAAACTGTGATAAAAAGAATCTgacagtttctcaaaaaaaaaaagaatctgacaaatatatatattttttaagattgGAGCTACAGTGAGCTTTCAAAGATTAAAGCTCACAATATCTcagttgctatttttttttaagtttagcatATTTGTTGTAACTTGCTTTTTGGTGCTTTTTACAAACTTGATgttaaaatttaacatttataacatttagcattcttaatgagaatgctcttagagCATTTGCACCTGGCATGCCATATGACATATGTATGgtgcatttagcattttttccCAAAATCTCCCCAACATCAGGACTGCTAAAAGccaagtattgtaaaaaaatttacaattgtgctacagtgcaattctatctttagaattgcactatagcacaattctaaacttaaatactattatttaattctttatctctcctactttttattaaataatgataacacactctctctctctctctctctctcgttactcttctctcttccttctctcttcaaacccaaaacccatagCCACCACACTTTCTCtgctctcttccttctctctttctcgatgTAGATCGGTTGGCTGACGGTGGCGATCGAGTGTGGTGGTTGATTGGTGCGGATTGGTTGATCAGGTGTGGTGGTTGATCGGTGCAGTGGTGTGGTGGTTAATCGGTGCGATGGTGGTGTGGTAGTTGATTGATGCGGATTGGTTGGTTTGGGTTGGcttggtggtggtgtggtgatggtgtggtggtggtgtggtgattGATGATGGTGGAGCCGTGGAGGTGGGGACCGTgggttgctttttttttttttttttttttggggtgttgATGGTAGATTATGAGTTGGTAGTGGTAGTGTCAGGTGTGTGTAGTGCAATGGTGGTGGGCTTGTGGTGATGGTGGTTTCAGTAAATGTAGCGGTTCTTGAacagaaagaatgagagagaaagaggaaataATATGTTGTATTGTAAATTATGGTGattttgggatatattattttattgtgtagaaatattattttaatgagtagaataggaaaataaaatttaggatGTTAGGagtgttgtaaaatgatatggtataaatgataaagtagattttgagatggtaaaatagaatagtttgTAGATTCTTGATGCGAATGCTCTTACAATTTGTAAATCAAGCTAGGCTGATGACCTGCAATCTAAATGAATTAGACAACCCTCCAAGTATCAAACCCATATTTAATGATTTGCAAATTGGATTTTACAATCCATAATTATGTTGAACTTAATGACCCATTTTGTTCCACCAATCGACCTAAAGGAGCTACGATCTTTTGGAATAAATAAACAACCCACAATTATAACAGGTTAAAAATAAgcaataaatattttgtagaTTTGATAAATTACCACAATTATAAAAGGTTAAAAATAACcaataaatattttgtagaTTTGATAAATTACCAACTATAAGACTTAACTTTTTGAAGAAAAGGTCCGTTTCTTCAATTTTGTCTGGgtcatcattttttcttttggctaaaatgcaaaacttaccctctaagtttcactatttttcgtttcagtcttctaagtttgcattttgtcatttcagtccccTAATTTTCAATCATTTTCAATTTAGTCTTCCGTTAATATTCCGTCCATAACTACCGTTAATTTGTCCAAAAACGATGTTGTTTTGCCCTTTATTGaatctttaatttatatttaattatttatttcttaattaaaaaacgataataatttttttttttaaaaaaaaaaaaaacccaatccaTCCCCCATATGAAGAACACGAACCTTCTGAAGAATAAGAAGGAGAAACCCCACTACCCACTCTGCCTAACTACCTAACCCATCAATAATTGAGATCGAGAGGGAGAAAGTGAGATCCagagggagaaaaagagatCGACAGACATAGAGGTCAAGAGATCGAGAGGGAGAGAAGCTACTCGGCAGCTCGCCTCAGGCCAATCCTCAGCGCTCCGCTCCAGGTGATGTACTTGATTCCGGCCAAAATACCTCCTCTCCCTCTCGGTCTCTCAATGCAGTGCCTGTGTTCTCAGCCACTGGAGTCATAAACCATGAGGCTAGAGAACCTTGGGTGCTTGAGCATCACTGAGTTGAGTACCTGGGTTTATGGGGTTCTTTAACCCGATTTCTCAATAGATTCCTTGGTTTATTTCAGGTCGGAGGAAGAGTCTTTTTGTTGGGGTTAAATGTGCGTCAATCTCTCAGTTTCTTCCTCATGATCTGCTGGTATTAGAGCCTTACTAGGTTCCTCTAATTTGctttctgtttgtttgtttgttgttttttttttttttaaaaaaaaaaaattttaaattaacgtttttatctaaaattaagaaaaaaaaaaagtgatgaaagGTAGTGATGTACGGAATATTAACAGAAGACTAAATTGAGAAGAATTgaacttagaggactgaaatgacaaaatgcaaatttagaggactgaaataaaaAATGGTGAAACTTAGAgagtgagttttgcattttaggctgtgtttggttgccgtaaaacgttttccagaaaaggaaaatatttctgtgtttggttgcatttcaaaaaaatttccggaaaatattttctggtgtttggaaaagaagaaggaaaacacaaatccagaaaaacacaagccacaacccaGAAAACACGAATCCAGAAAACACGATCGCGATCcaagatcgcgatctcgcgaaggcgagatcgcgatcaacgtcgcgatctcgcgttcgcgagatcgcgatcaacggcgcgatctcgcgaagcgtcgatcgcgGTCGTCGGACTAGTCTTCTCCTCTCGCGCGCGCGGATTGGAGCTCGGACTGGAGATCGGCGTGGACTGGAGCTCGGACTGGTCTTCTCCTCTCGCGTgcgcgcgctctctctctctctctctctttttccggaaatcctttgaagtgaaaatgaggggAGAAATTCATTTCCGGGTCAAAGGTGAAATTAGTGGTCAaccggaaatcattttccggaaaataatgttttccgtgacagccaaacacatGGATTTTCCAGAAATTGATTTCTGAAATTGGTTTTCACCCAATTCAAACGCAGccttagcctttccttttttccttcttcctcttaaATCATGGTCCAAGTCGATTTGTTTTTTGGGATATGGTATTAAAATGGAATTTATGTTTTGAAAGGTGAGAGATTTCAGAATCCAAATAATTAATAAGCTTGAGGAAGTGTCACATGTGTGGGCTTGTATGGTAGAGAATTTGATTGGCAAAGCTTTCACCTTTGAAAACTTATTCTAATCCAATCCCACCGCTTAAACACCTAAAACAATCCAGgaacattttcaattttcaatccTATTCAGGCTACATAACTTTTAGTTGGAACAATCCCATGAGTCTTCatcttaaaatttatattttacagGTTCCCTGACAGTCCAGCAACAAATTGactaagtatttttattttttgagaatgaacaAATTGATTAAGTAGAATgtcgaaaataataatataataatttagaGAAGGAGAAATTATTTACCTTGGAAGGTCACAACCATTTGGCTGCCATCTATATTTGAGGTATTCACGATCAGGTCTACCATTCTTCACGCAATCAAAGCCCTGTCCGATGAAGGGACAAGTGGATGCATTATAAATCGGGTACGAATAATCAAAAACCCATCTCCCTTGAAAGTAATCGCAGCCTTGCACTTGTTGGTATTGGAGTGATGTCGCTACTAGTACTATGGATAGAAATAAAGCAAACCAAAAAGCCATTTTAGATTGTCTTAAACATAAGTTTACAATTGGGGGCCAAATAAACGCCATAGATTAagact
This genomic window contains:
- the LOC126696110 gene encoding protein trichome birefringence-like 42; this encodes MAFWFALFLSIVLVATSLQYQQVQGCDYFQGRWVFDYSYPIYNASTCPFIGQGFDCVKNGRPDREYLKYRWQPNGCDLPRFNGRDFLERYRGKKIMFVGDSLSNNMWQSLTCMLHSAVPNSKYTISQTTFSFSEYGVTVIFMKNGFLVDVVRERVGRVLKLDTISTGKLWKGVDVLIFNTNHWWTHTGRSKTWDYFQIGNKLLKEMDRMEAYKIGLTTWAKWIDANIQPSQTKVFFQGVSPNHANGSEWNPKARNCRAETKPVKGSEYPGPNNPGEDVVKSVLSKMAKPVYLLDITLLTQLRKDGHPSIFGHGVQVLFIWRYLSGEYARWSLRPSTIHLQSQADDRTILQRKEKKSGESFHEYAQRWRELAAQVLPSMMEDEMIKWFIDSLIGLVATWYVRLEQTSS